TTAAGTTGCAGAAACAGCTATTAAATTTGAAATTTAACTATGATTACATAATAATTGACACAAATCCCAGCTTAGATTATACATTAACTAATGCATTGGTATGTAGTGATTATGTAATAGTCCCAATAACAGCAGAAAAATGGGCAGTTGAGAGTTTGGAGCTTTTAAAGTTTTCAATTAGTGATTTAGCTATTGATATTCCAATTTTTTTAATAATAACTAGATTTAAAAAAAATAATACTCATAAGATACTGTTTAATTCGCTTAAAGATAATAAAAATTTTTTAGGCTTAGTTTCGGAAAGGGAAGATTTAAACAAAAAGATAGCAAAGGACGATTTATTTAACTTAGATAAAGATTACATGTTGGAGTATAAAAATATATTAAGCAGGTTTAAAATAATAACCATGTCCAGATAATTGGACATGGTTATTATTTTAAATAAAAGGAGCCCATACATGGATATAGTAGTAAACAAAAGAAACTTAGAGGTGTTAAATGAATCAGAAGAACGATACAAAAATTTAAAGCAAAGATTAAAATCTAGTTTCCAGCAAGAAATCTATTATAAAATGGAAGTTATCAAGATATTAAAAGAGATAAAAGATAACGAATACTATAAATTAGATGGATATAGAACATTTGAAGATTTTATCAAGGATTATCACTTAGCAAGGAGCCAAGCGTATGATTATTTAAAAATAGCGAATGCAATTCAAGAGGGTATTTTAGAAGAAG
This sequence is a window from Borreliella valaisiana VS116. Protein-coding genes within it:
- a CDS encoding chromosome replication/partitioning protein, translated to MDIVVNKRNLEVLNESEERYKNLKQRLKSSFQQEIYYKMEVIKILKEIKDNEYYKLDGYRTFEDFIKDYHLARSQAYDYLKIANAIQEGILEEAYVIENGISKAIAVLRESPSGLKKSKQNPIKPLRFQLKTKESYDFYKSNAKFTSFMMHEIFENQKDLINKLLKKYKQLKG
- a CDS encoding ParA family protein, with amino-acid sequence MDNKKLKIITIASIKGGVGKSTSAIIFATLLANDCEVLLIDMDTQASVTSYFYKKIMESKFDLLEKNIYEVLKGNILIDNSIVNINNNLGLIPSYLSLHKFNKEAITFKEIKLQKQLLNLKFNYDYIIIDTNPSLDYTLTNALVCSDYVIVPITAEKWAVESLELLKFSISDLAIDIPIFLIITRFKKNNTHKILFNSLKDNKNFLGLVSEREDLNKKIAKDDLFNLDKDYMLEYKNILSRFKIITMSR